One window from the genome of Leptolyngbya ohadii IS1 encodes:
- a CDS encoding TniB family NTP-binding protein, whose protein sequence is MVGGELDAVTRQATIARLQKRSIVELEQVRQFHEWLDEKRISRQSCQVIGESRTGKTISCEAYQLKHLPQKSGDSGMHKPIVYWQSVPESGSRDLFNGIFDNLQYQINRGTLSEVRSRVHHLLRVCKVEMLIVDEAHRLRPKALEDIADILDKLQIAVVLVGTDRLNAVLNRNEQVQYRCIGKHRYPRMTAAQIAKTSAIWETHVLRLPQPSRLSSAKMQKLLAPATGGYIGLLDRMLREAAVRSLRAGKSCVEYNILAEVVAECQ, encoded by the coding sequence GTGGTTGGTGGTGAACTTGATGCAGTGACGCGGCAGGCAACGATTGCGCGGCTGCAAAAGCGAAGTATTGTCGAGTTAGAGCAAGTGCGACAGTTTCATGAGTGGCTAGACGAGAAACGGATTTCGCGGCAATCGTGCCAGGTCATCGGAGAGTCTCGTACCGGCAAGACGATTTCGTGTGAAGCGTATCAGCTCAAACACCTGCCTCAAAAGAGTGGGGATAGTGGGATGCACAAGCCGATTGTGTACTGGCAATCGGTGCCAGAGAGCGGGAGCCGGGATTTATTTAACGGGATTTTCGATAACCTGCAATACCAGATTAATCGGGGGACATTGAGCGAAGTGCGGTCGCGGGTGCATCACTTACTGCGGGTGTGCAAAGTAGAAATGCTGATCGTGGATGAAGCGCATCGGCTGCGACCGAAAGCATTGGAAGACATTGCGGATATCTTGGACAAACTGCAAATCGCGGTCGTGCTGGTAGGCACGGATCGATTGAATGCGGTGTTAAACCGGAATGAACAGGTGCAGTATCGGTGCATTGGCAAACATCGATATCCCCGGATGACCGCCGCGCAGATTGCGAAGACGAGTGCGATCTGGGAAACGCATGTGCTGCGGTTGCCGCAACCGTCACGGCTGAGCAGTGCCAAGATGCAGAAGCTACTTGCCCCTGCCACTGGAGGCTATATCGGGCTGTTAGATCGAATGCTGCGAGAAGCAGCGGTGCGCTCTTTGCGAGCTGGGAA
- a CDS encoding Mu transposase C-terminal domain-containing protein produces MGKQDGKGKAAGEKPEAETGVEGLVETVLRQDEETGEWGIVSVELPAEVQQRLGVIQRLLVAEGTRRYGKVQAAAAEELGVTVRSVQRLVKRWREDGVAGLRKQERSDRGEIRISAEWQEFIVKTYRAGNRGSRSMSPAQVAVRVAVRANEQEAADYPSRATVYRVLKPYVEKQRRSKSLGWRGSRLVVKTREGQEIEINRSNQVWQADHTQVDVLVVDQSGEVLGRPWLTIVVDSYSRCIMGMHLGFDAPSAWVACLALRHAILPKQYSSSYELQESWGTYGLPQYLYTDQGKDFTSEHLEQVATELGIGLCSRPQPSEGGIVERPFGTFNREFFSSLPGYVGSKASERSSVAEREACLTLMQLDRLLVRYIVDRYNQGIDGRMRDQTRIGRWEAGATMPLPLMSDRELDICLMRRERRQVYRGGYLQFANLSYRGEHLGGYGGEEVIIRYDPWDITTVLVYQNTPKGEQFVARAHASGLETETLSYREAQAISGRLRRLGKAITNESVLLEVRDRDAVVEELRREKRRKQRTGKAKKQTSMKKKHQPEETVPANEIANAAIDEAAIESEEELIVVENVVVLDYEEWKRDRGWW; encoded by the coding sequence ATGGGAAAGCAGGACGGAAAAGGGAAAGCCGCCGGAGAGAAACCGGAAGCAGAAACAGGTGTGGAAGGGTTAGTAGAGACGGTGTTGCGGCAGGACGAAGAGACCGGAGAATGGGGGATTGTGTCGGTGGAATTGCCTGCCGAAGTGCAGCAGCGGCTGGGGGTGATCCAACGGTTGCTGGTGGCAGAAGGGACGAGGCGATACGGGAAAGTACAAGCCGCCGCTGCGGAGGAATTAGGCGTCACTGTTCGGAGTGTGCAGCGGCTGGTGAAACGGTGGCGGGAGGATGGAGTCGCGGGGTTGAGGAAGCAGGAGCGATCGGATCGAGGCGAGATTAGAATCAGCGCGGAGTGGCAGGAGTTTATTGTGAAGACGTATCGAGCAGGGAATCGCGGGAGCCGATCGATGAGTCCGGCGCAGGTGGCAGTGCGAGTGGCAGTGCGGGCTAACGAACAGGAAGCAGCAGACTATCCGAGTCGGGCAACGGTGTACCGGGTATTAAAGCCGTATGTAGAGAAACAGCGGCGGTCGAAGTCATTGGGCTGGCGAGGTTCTCGGTTGGTCGTGAAGACACGCGAGGGTCAGGAGATCGAGATCAATCGATCGAATCAAGTGTGGCAAGCGGATCATACGCAGGTGGATGTGCTGGTGGTGGATCAGTCCGGGGAAGTGTTAGGGCGACCGTGGCTGACGATCGTGGTGGATAGCTATTCGAGGTGCATTATGGGGATGCACCTGGGATTTGACGCGCCGAGCGCGTGGGTGGCGTGTTTGGCATTGCGTCACGCGATCTTACCGAAGCAATACAGCAGCAGTTACGAATTGCAGGAGAGTTGGGGCACGTATGGATTGCCGCAGTATCTGTATACGGATCAGGGGAAAGACTTCACCTCGGAGCATTTAGAGCAGGTGGCGACGGAATTAGGAATAGGATTGTGTTCGCGCCCGCAACCGAGTGAAGGAGGGATAGTGGAGCGACCGTTTGGGACATTCAACCGGGAGTTCTTCAGCAGCCTACCGGGGTACGTGGGCAGCAAAGCGAGCGAGCGGTCATCGGTAGCAGAACGGGAAGCGTGTCTAACGCTGATGCAACTGGATCGACTGTTGGTGCGCTACATCGTGGATCGGTACAACCAGGGGATCGATGGGCGAATGAGGGATCAAACGCGGATCGGACGGTGGGAAGCGGGAGCGACGATGCCGTTGCCTTTGATGAGCGATCGCGAACTTGATATATGCCTGATGCGGCGGGAGCGACGGCAAGTGTATCGAGGGGGCTACCTTCAGTTTGCGAACTTAAGCTATCGAGGAGAGCATCTGGGGGGCTATGGGGGTGAGGAAGTGATCATCCGATATGACCCGTGGGACATCACAACAGTACTGGTATACCAGAACACCCCTAAAGGCGAGCAGTTTGTGGCGCGTGCTCATGCGAGCGGACTGGAAACGGAAACGCTATCGTATCGGGAAGCGCAAGCGATTTCAGGGCGATTGCGACGGCTTGGGAAAGCAATCACGAACGAATCGGTGTTGCTGGAGGTGCGGGACCGCGATGCGGTCGTAGAAGAGTTGCGGCGAGAGAAACGGCGCAAACAAAGGACTGGCAAAGCCAAGAAACAAACGTCGATGAAGAAAAAGCATCAGCCAGAGGAGACTGTCCCTGCCAATGAGATTGCAAATGCAGCGATCGATGAAGCCGCAATCGAGTCTGAGGAAGAGTTGATTGTGGTTGAGAATGTTGTAGTGCTAGATTACGAGGAGTGGAAACGAGATCGTGGTTGGTGGTGA